A genomic region of Papaver somniferum cultivar HN1 chromosome 7, ASM357369v1, whole genome shotgun sequence contains the following coding sequences:
- the LOC113300259 gene encoding protein IMPAIRED IN BABA-INDUCED STERILITY 1-like — translation MGCVSTKQAVSVTPAFDYSGGGGGGGEILASSLRNRAASSIGIHQNEKLLLEELDRKSTTAEILLRDCNNNDSRRSKSSKSTKSHKSTKSNDNNNVRLGNLQRYVEGEQIAAGWPAWLSAVAGEAIQGWVPLRADSFEKLEKIGQGTYSSVFRARDLDTGKIVALKKVRFDNFEPESVRFMAREIMILRRLDHPNIIKLEGIITSRLSCSIYLVFEYMEHDLAGLSTCPDIKFSEAQVKCYMHQLLSGIEHCHSRGVMHRDIKGSNLLVNNEGILKVADFGLANFFNPGYRQPLTSRVVTLWYRPPELLLGSTEYGATVDLWSVGCVFAELFMGKPILQGRTEVEQLHKIFKLCGSPPEEYWKKSKLPHATIFKPQHPYESRIRETLNELPRTALSLIETFLSVEPYKRGNASSALASEYFSTKPYACDPSTLPKYPPNKEIDAKSREEARRKKAGRGRGGAEAARRSTKAGKTLRELNGQSKPVAPMEEGQVKKSQATTDTDDANPNTRKENAIVKACGEPPKPSTNTVQDASHVKNASQGDIPFSGPLEMMAPSGFAWAKRRKEDAVSTRSHSRSSSKIQVPDALDPSNASHKKTVSDSVCQESGNSLLDSTVNSKRHDSYEVAKRVMRKQWTHLDRPDSFDESAYHSHDLAAALYQREEMVAVQYNMMQGGQEEGEMVEFSGPLLSQAHRVDELLEKRDRHIRRAVRKSWFQRGKKNEK, via the exons ATGGGGTGTGTTAGTACGAAACAGGCAGTCTCTGTCACGCCTGCTTTCGATTATTCCGGTGGCGGAGGAGGAGGGGGGGAGATATTAGCTTCTTCACTTCGGAACAGAGCTGCTTCTTCTATTGGAATTCATCAGAATGAGAAATTGTTATTGGAGGAATTAGATAGGAAATCAACAACAGCTGAAATATTATTACGTGATTGTAATAATAATGATTCGAGAAGAAGCAAATCATCAAAATCAACGAAATCGCATAAATCGACGAAAtcgaatgataataataatgtgAGATTGGGGAATTTGCAGAGATATGTTGAAGGTGAACAGATTGCTGCTGGTTGGCCTGCTTGGCTTAGTGCCGTTGCTGGTGAAGCTATTCAAGGATGGGTTCCTCTTAGAGCTGATTCTTTcgaaaaattggaaaag ATTGGACAAGGTACATACAGTAGTGTGTTCCGAGCGCGAGACCTTGACACTGGCAAAATAGTTGCGTTGAAGAAGGTTCGGTTCGACAATTTCGAGCCGGAGAGCGTCAGGTTTATGGCGCGTGAAATAATGATACTTCGGAGGCTAGACCATCCCAACATTATCAAATTGGAAGGGATTATTACGTCTCGGTTGTCATGTAGTATATATCTTGTATTCGAGTATATGGAACATGACCTTGCTGGGCTGTCAACCTGCCCTGACATCAAATTCAGTGAAGCACAG GTTAAGTGCTATATGCACCAGCTGCTATCTGGCATTGAGCACTGCCATTCCAGGGGCGTAATGCATCGTGACATTAAAGGGTCTAATCTTTTGGTTAATAACGAAGGGATTCTGAAGGTTGCTGATTTTGGCCTGGCAAATTTCTTTAACCCTGGTTACAGGCAGCCACTAACTAGTCGAGTTGTGACTCTATGGTATCGTCCTCCAGAACTTTTGCTAGGATCCACGGAATATGGAGCAACAGTGGATTTATGGAGTGTTGGTTGTGTATTTGCTGAACTTTTCATGGGGAAGCCTATTCTGCAGGGGAGAACCGAG GTGGAACAGTTGCACAAAATTTTCAAGCTATGTGGTTCCCCTCCAGAGGAGTATTGGAAAAAATCGAAACTGCCTCATGCAACTATTTTCAAACCCCAGCATCCTTATGAGAGTAGAATTCGAGAAACCTTAAATGAACTGCCGCGAACAGCCTTGAGTCTGATAGAAACTTTTCTTTCAGTAGAACCATATAAACGTGGTAATGCCTCCTCCGCTCTTGCATCTGAG TATTTCTCAACTAAGCCTTATGCATGTGACCCATCAACCTTGCCGAAGTACCCTCCTAACAAAGAGATTGATGCAAAAAGTCGTGAGGAGGCACGGAG GAAGAAAGCCGGGCGTGGGCGTGGTGGAGCTGAAGCAGCAAGAAGATCGACAAAAGCGGGTAAAACCTTGCGAGAATTAAATGGACAGAGTAAACCAGTTGCACCGATGGAG GAGGGCCAAGTTAAAAAgtcacaagctacaactgacacTGATGATGCTAATCCAAATACTCGGAAGGAAAATGCCATTGTGAAAGCATGTGGGGAACCTCCCAAGCCATCAACTAATACTGTTCAAGATGCTTCCCATGTAAAGAATGCGTCCCAAGGGGATATTCCTTTTTCAGGGCCGCTGGAAATGATGGCACCTAGTGGCTTTGCATGGGCGAAAAGGAGAAAAGAAGATGCAGTATCAACAAGGTCGCATAGTAGGTCTAGTTCCAAAATTCAAGTCCCTGATGCACTAGATCCCTCTAATGCGTCCCATAAGAAAACTGTTTCTGATTCTGTATGTCAAGAGAGTGGGAATAGTTTACTTGACTCAACTGTCAACTCGAAGCGCCACGATTCATACGAGGTGGCTAAGCGTGTGATGCGCAAACAATGGACACATCTGGATCGTCCTGATTCTTTTGATGAATCAGCATACCATTCTCATGATCTGGCGGCAGCACTGTATCAAAGAGAGGAAATGGTAGCTGTGCAATACAACATG ATGCAGGGTGGCCAGGAAGAAGGGGAGATGGTTGAGTTCTCCGGGCCGCTGTTATCTCAAGCGCATAGAGTCGATGAGCTTTTGGAAAAGCGTGATCGCCATATTCGTCGAGCAGTCCGAAAATCATGGTTTCAAAGAG GGAAAAAGAATGAGAAGTAG